Proteins from a genomic interval of Pirellulales bacterium:
- a CDS encoding AAA family ATPase has protein sequence LQTDALRRELLGPRTANDAVIEGFDEGRYAPAHRQRVYEEMLSRAAARLADRESVILDGTFLAAELLRRAAAMGNDARAAVLVVRCHCPDEVARTRVAARLAAGGDLSEARPELFDRQRLALEAVADGIANVEVDTTRSLAEQVAAVIERLRSLVAA, from the coding sequence TCTGCAAACCGACGCCCTGCGCCGCGAGCTTCTTGGCCCGAGGACAGCCAACGACGCAGTGATTGAAGGATTCGACGAGGGGCGCTATGCGCCGGCCCATCGCCAGCGCGTTTACGAGGAAATGCTTTCGCGGGCCGCGGCGCGTCTGGCTGATCGGGAGAGCGTCATTCTGGATGGTACCTTTCTCGCTGCCGAATTGTTGCGCCGCGCGGCCGCGATGGGTAACGACGCCCGGGCGGCGGTGCTCGTCGTGCGCTGTCACTGCCCGGACGAAGTCGCGCGGACGCGCGTCGCGGCCCGGCTGGCCGCCGGAGGCGACTTGTCCGAGGCTCGGCCGGAACTCTTCGACCGGCAGCGCCTGGCGCTGGAGGCGGTGGCTGATGGCATCGCGAACGTCGAGGTCGATACGACGCGGTCGCTTGCCGAGCAGGTGGCCGCGGTCATCGAGCGGCTGCGGAGTTTGGTCGCCGCATAG